One genomic segment of Paenibacillus sp. FSL H8-0332 includes these proteins:
- a CDS encoding GDP-mannose 4,6-dehydratase, with protein MNILVTGGAGFIGRWVVGRLLKDGQSVWVVDNLANSSLDNLKEYEDSEHLQKVQIMDLKDREALKELFREVSFDLCYHLAASINVQDSIDDPETTFNNDTLATFYLLEECRKQQVKMVFMSTCMVYARAVDEQGIDEQSPIKPASPYAGAKIAAENMVLSYFYAYDLPVVVVRPFNTYGPYQKTGGEGGVVAIFIHSKLKGEPLNIYGDGTQSRDLLYVGDCADFVVEAGYSDKLHGEIVNAGTGEDITVNQLAELIADGQAPIQHVPHIHPQSEIQKLLCNYNKAEKQLSWTPKVTIEEGIRQTEQWILETFHRKEPNQS; from the coding sequence ATGAATATACTCGTAACCGGAGGTGCCGGATTCATCGGCAGATGGGTGGTCGGACGTTTGTTAAAGGATGGACAAAGCGTATGGGTCGTCGATAATCTGGCGAACTCATCGCTGGATAATCTGAAGGAGTATGAAGATAGCGAGCATTTGCAGAAGGTGCAGATCATGGACCTCAAGGACAGAGAAGCTCTGAAGGAGCTTTTCCGGGAGGTTTCCTTCGACCTGTGCTACCATCTGGCGGCAAGCATTAATGTGCAAGACAGCATAGATGATCCTGAGACCACGTTCAATAATGATACGCTGGCCACCTTCTATCTGCTCGAGGAATGCCGCAAGCAGCAGGTGAAGATGGTCTTCATGAGTACCTGCATGGTCTACGCCAGAGCGGTGGATGAACAGGGAATTGACGAGCAATCCCCAATCAAGCCAGCCTCTCCCTATGCCGGGGCCAAGATCGCTGCGGAGAATATGGTGCTATCCTATTTCTATGCCTATGATCTGCCGGTGGTGGTCGTAAGGCCGTTTAACACGTATGGTCCCTATCAGAAAACCGGCGGCGAAGGCGGCGTTGTGGCGATCTTCATCCACAGCAAATTAAAAGGCGAGCCGCTGAATATCTACGGGGACGGCACCCAGTCACGGGATCTATTATATGTCGGGGACTGTGCAGATTTCGTAGTGGAGGCAGGCTACAGCGACAAGCTCCACGGAGAAATTGTCAATGCAGGCACGGGTGAGGATATCACCGTCAATCAATTGGCCGAGCTGATTGCAGACGGGCAGGCACCGATCCAGCATGTTCCCCATATTCATCCGCAGAGTGAGATCCAGAAGCTGTTATGTAATTACAACAAGGCAGAGAAGCAATTGTCCTGGACGCCTAAGGTAACCATTGAAGAAGGCATCCGGCAGACAGAGCAATGGATTCTTGAGACCTTTCACCGAAAGGAGCCGAACCAGTCATGA
- a CDS encoding SDR family NAD(P)-dependent oxidoreductase encodes MFFRNKRILIIGGTGTIGKSIAKLLLKQEPEVIRILSRDEYKQFELQDELQGNARLSYLIGDVRDYDRVLAAMEDIDYVFHTAAMKHVSFCEYNPFEAVLTNIVGTHNVIQAAKQQKVSKVVFTSTDKAISPTNNYGATKLSAEKLISSAVTSGGSSQTVFCTVRFGNVMGSRGSVIPLFVKQAREGRAITVTDLSMTRFMMTLEQATRLTIQSLQLAKGGETFILKMPVIRLKDLAEVVAEEAPKKYGVPPSSTVKILEIGLKPGEKRYEELMTHEESLSAYELKDVYIVPSPYAAPQSYREASRPKPGTYSSEGEIPLTKEQVKKLASEQNLI; translated from the coding sequence ATGTTTTTCCGGAATAAAAGGATTCTGATCATCGGCGGTACCGGCACCATCGGGAAAAGTATTGCGAAGCTCCTTCTGAAGCAGGAGCCAGAGGTTATCCGGATTCTCAGCAGAGACGAGTATAAGCAGTTCGAGCTGCAGGATGAGCTGCAAGGGAACGCCAGGCTTAGCTACCTGATCGGCGATGTCCGGGATTATGACCGTGTGCTGGCGGCGATGGAGGATATAGATTATGTGTTCCATACGGCCGCCATGAAGCATGTATCCTTCTGTGAATATAACCCGTTCGAGGCTGTACTTACGAATATTGTCGGCACGCATAACGTGATTCAGGCAGCGAAGCAGCAGAAGGTAAGCAAGGTCGTTTTTACAAGCACAGATAAGGCCATTTCACCGACCAACAACTACGGAGCCACCAAGCTGTCAGCGGAGAAGCTGATTTCCTCTGCCGTCACCTCGGGAGGCTCCAGCCAAACGGTGTTCTGCACCGTACGGTTCGGGAATGTGATGGGCTCCAGGGGATCTGTCATTCCCTTGTTCGTGAAGCAGGCGAGAGAAGGCAGAGCGATCACCGTAACGGATCTGTCCATGACCAGGTTCATGATGACGCTGGAGCAGGCGACCCGGCTCACCATTCAGTCCCTGCAGCTGGCGAAGGGGGGGGAGACTTTTATTCTGAAGATGCCTGTGATCAGGCTGAAGGATCTGGCTGAGGTTGTAGCCGAGGAAGCGCCGAAGAAATACGGGGTTCCCCCGTCGTCTACGGTGAAGATCCTGGAGATCGGCCTGAAGCCCGGTGAGAAGAGATACGAAGAGCTAATGACCCATGAGGAATCCTTAAGCGCTTATGAATTAAAGGATGTATACATTGTCCCTTCCCCCTATGCTGCACCGCAGTCCTACCGGGAAGCAAGCAGGCCGAAGCCGGGTACCTACAGCTCCGAGGGAGAGATCCCGCTAACCAAGGAGCAGGTAAAGAAGCTGGCATCGGAACAAAATCTAATCTAG
- a CDS encoding aldo/keto reductase encodes MMINKASLVLGTAQLGGNYGIANTAVNRSVQQRNGLLQYALSSGIGYLDTAPGYGDSESIIGDCLEHTEPQSRPQIVTKLPSVQRLGLHSEEARRRFVTSSVHASLNRLKCSALDVCLLHDPLDMTYHGGEILRMLQELKQLQLIRRIGVSVYDAEDVTNFLSVEGLDSIQIPLNVLDQRWLANGVLDQLARRGTEIFVRSVYLQGLLLMAPEQLPAGLKQAEQPLLRLIRYSKETGIAVKELCFLYVRDLPGISGLVIGCETVEQVQENLRMMALPPLNRAVRQTLGESFADIPVEIIDPRRWK; translated from the coding sequence ATGATGATAAATAAAGCCAGCCTTGTGCTGGGGACGGCCCAGTTGGGCGGAAATTACGGGATTGCGAATACAGCTGTCAACCGCTCTGTGCAACAGAGGAACGGGCTGCTCCAATATGCCCTCTCCTCGGGGATCGGTTATTTGGATACCGCACCGGGCTACGGGGACAGCGAGTCTATTATCGGAGATTGCCTGGAACACACTGAGCCGCAGAGCCGGCCGCAGATTGTGACGAAGCTCCCTTCCGTCCAGAGGTTAGGGCTGCACTCGGAGGAAGCGCGGAGGAGGTTCGTCACCTCTTCCGTGCATGCTTCCCTGAACCGGCTGAAGTGTTCTGCGCTGGATGTCTGTCTCTTGCATGATCCGCTGGATATGACTTACCACGGCGGCGAAATTCTGCGAATGCTGCAGGAGCTGAAGCAGCTGCAATTGATCCGCAGAATCGGCGTATCTGTGTATGATGCGGAGGATGTTACGAATTTTTTGAGCGTGGAGGGGCTGGACAGCATTCAAATTCCGCTGAATGTCCTCGACCAGAGGTGGCTAGCGAATGGAGTGCTGGACCAACTCGCCCGGAGGGGCACAGAAATCTTCGTCCGCAGTGTCTATCTGCAAGGCCTGCTGCTGATGGCACCGGAGCAGCTTCCGGCGGGACTGAAGCAAGCGGAGCAGCCGTTGTTACGATTAATCAGGTACAGCAAGGAAACCGGGATAGCGGTTAAAGAGCTGTGCTTCCTCTATGTGAGGGATCTTCCGGGGATATCCGGACTGGTGATTGGCTGCGAGACGGTGGAGCAGGTGCAGGAGAACCTGCGGATGATGGCGTTGCCCCCTCTAAACCGGGCGGTGAGACAGACGCTTGGTGAATCCTTTGCGGATATTCCTGTAGAGATCATTGACCCCAGGAGGTGGAAGTAA
- a CDS encoding DivIVA domain-containing protein — MPLTPLDIHNKEFSRRIRGYDEDEVNEFLDQVIKDYESVIRENKELHNQLLTLQERLDHFVNIEESLSKTILVAQEAADDVKNNSKKESQLILKEAEKNADRIINEALSKSRKVAIETEELRKQASIYRTRFRTLLEAQLELLSQDDWNALESREVSENAL; from the coding sequence ATGCCATTAACACCGCTCGATATACATAACAAGGAATTCTCCCGGAGAATCCGCGGTTATGACGAAGATGAGGTCAATGAATTTCTGGATCAGGTGATCAAGGATTACGAGAGTGTGATCCGGGAGAACAAGGAGCTGCACAACCAGCTATTAACCCTTCAGGAACGCCTGGATCATTTCGTGAATATTGAAGAGAGTCTGTCCAAGACTATTCTTGTGGCCCAGGAGGCTGCGGATGATGTCAAGAACAATTCCAAGAAGGAGTCCCAGCTGATCCTCAAGGAAGCGGAGAAGAACGCCGACCGGATTATTAACGAAGCGTTGTCCAAATCCCGCAAGGTGGCGATTGAGACAGAGGAGCTGCGTAAGCAGGCCTCCATCTACCGTACCCGCTTCCGGACGCTGCTGGAAGCCCAGCTGGAGCTGCTGTCCCAGGATGACTGGAATGCGCTGGAGAGCCGCGAGGTTAGCGAGAACGCGCTCTGA
- a CDS encoding SDR family oxidoreductase: protein MRTLQELFNLQGRTAVVTGGAGYLGTAIAEGLAEAGAAVYLVSSNGQRCMEAAEAIARTTGAACFGKAMDIRQEASVRECIQSIAEAAGSIDILVNNAAFSSAAKLAVMSEEQWLAGLDGTINGAFRCVKAVLPYMVEQKRGSIINVSSMYGLVSPNPEVYGDSGMDNPANYGAGKAAIGQFTRYIACHFGQHGIRANTVSPGPFPNAAVQADPQFIRQLERKNPLGRIGTPEDLKGVMVFLASAASSYVTGENISVDGGWTAW from the coding sequence ATGCGTACTCTTCAAGAATTATTTAATCTGCAAGGACGGACAGCGGTTGTGACCGGAGGGGCTGGTTATCTGGGCACAGCCATAGCGGAGGGGCTGGCTGAGGCTGGCGCGGCAGTCTATCTGGTAAGCTCGAACGGACAGCGCTGCATGGAGGCCGCTGAGGCGATCGCCCGCACCACCGGAGCAGCCTGCTTCGGCAAGGCTATGGATATCCGGCAGGAAGCATCAGTCAGAGAATGTATTCAGAGCATCGCTGAAGCGGCCGGAAGCATCGATATCCTGGTGAATAATGCCGCGTTCAGCTCAGCCGCCAAGCTGGCAGTTATGAGTGAAGAGCAGTGGCTGGCCGGGCTGGACGGGACGATCAATGGAGCCTTCAGATGTGTCAAGGCGGTCCTGCCCTATATGGTTGAACAAAAGAGAGGCTCCATCATTAACGTCTCCTCGATGTACGGGCTAGTCTCGCCTAACCCGGAGGTCTACGGAGACAGCGGGATGGATAATCCCGCCAATTACGGAGCAGGTAAAGCGGCGATAGGCCAGTTTACCCGTTACATTGCCTGCCACTTCGGGCAGCACGGAATCAGAGCGAATACGGTATCGCCTGGGCCTTTTCCTAATGCAGCGGTTCAAGCCGACCCGCAGTTCATCCGGCAGCTGGAGCGGAAGAATCCGCTGGGCAGGATCGGCACCCCTGAAGATTTGAAGGGAGTGATGGTGTTCCTGGCTTCCGCCGCCTCAAGCTATGTTACAGGTGAGAATATCTCTGTTGACGGAGGCTGGACCGCATGGTAA
- a CDS encoding glycosyltransferase: MNELKLNQPFWQPQLILLMGGLKAPEPVLEFIRQSGVKSAVWMTEDPYYMDWTAPLIAYFDYIFTIDQAAVEHYRVLGHPRVYHLPLGTDPDLFHPAAVSEEYTSDICLVGVPYSNRIELIKALLAGTAYRIQLVGRGWGRYYHEWKQGANRNVELMNAWVPPETAAKFYNGAKIVLNIHRPSAEKYNRNRAGIIATSINNRTFDAASCEAFQLTDYKSGLRHQFGEGTQVVSYQDKYDLLQKIHYYMAHDDERQCIAEAARQQVLAAHTFEHRIHDLLMNVQA, encoded by the coding sequence TTGAATGAATTAAAGCTTAACCAGCCTTTCTGGCAGCCGCAGCTGATTCTGCTTATGGGCGGTCTGAAGGCTCCCGAGCCTGTGCTGGAGTTCATCAGACAATCCGGGGTGAAGTCGGCAGTCTGGATGACAGAGGACCCTTATTACATGGACTGGACGGCTCCACTGATTGCTTATTTTGATTATATTTTCACCATTGACCAGGCTGCAGTGGAGCATTATCGGGTCTTGGGGCACCCCCGGGTCTATCATTTGCCGCTGGGCACAGATCCTGATCTGTTTCATCCCGCAGCTGTATCCGAAGAGTACACCAGTGATATCTGCTTAGTGGGAGTGCCTTACAGTAACCGGATTGAGCTTATAAAAGCCTTGCTTGCAGGCACGGCCTATCGTATCCAGCTGGTGGGGAGGGGATGGGGCCGGTACTATCATGAATGGAAGCAGGGCGCTAACCGCAATGTGGAGCTGATGAATGCCTGGGTCCCGCCGGAGACGGCTGCTAAGTTTTACAACGGGGCGAAGATTGTGCTGAATATCCACCGCCCTTCCGCTGAGAAGTACAACCGGAACCGGGCAGGGATTATCGCCACAAGCATCAACAACCGTACCTTTGACGCAGCCAGCTGTGAAGCGTTCCAGCTAACGGATTACAAAAGCGGACTCCGCCATCAGTTCGGGGAAGGCACACAGGTGGTTTCTTATCAGGATAAGTATGATTTGCTGCAGAAGATCCATTACTACATGGCGCATGATGATGAGCGCCAGTGTATCGCTGAAGCAGCAAGACAGCAGGTGCTGGCTGCCCATACCTTTGAGCACCGGATACATGATTTGTTGATGAACGTGCAAGCCTGA
- a CDS encoding CDP-glycerol glycerophosphotransferase family protein, translating to MSIYLSNYWSLYSEFIHAAQELKYRNIPLALMTNFYQQINDELRSEMGSSGFRLKLEHSSIHEQHQIQPFFENRVAPLYQPVKSNLKGKILINLDYIRMSEKTISEHFSGDSAMILSRSRADELFGIPNVYSLGYKQDTKAAAEELVRRAEELFAKAEGHPAFSNEFFTQTFLSRIPSIIDTIEMVFNLYNDLPVAAVMVGTTEDVASRALAVVAGIKGIPSVCLQHGILMGEEAFIPVFSSHIGIYGQYEHDWYVRRGLEAERIVITGHARYDDIFTSKPTAIEPFRETYQLDPHKITLLIATGPTLDEAKIRTLLTQLASHPQFQLIIKPHPWELSKKLISLYTEYEEEYSNVHVVTDRKADTRELIMKSDAVVATLSTVALEGLLFGKPVFVYKFIQANREYDYYDALDRYIQKEPADLTRIIARYYSSNIERLNYKTVKKKFLQQSYQIPDSGKVLADLMNRLIHGSEKR from the coding sequence ATGTCTATCTATCTATCCAATTACTGGTCGCTCTATAGTGAATTTATCCATGCTGCGCAGGAGCTGAAGTACAGGAATATCCCTCTGGCCCTGATGACGAATTTCTATCAACAAATCAATGATGAGCTTAGAAGCGAGATGGGGAGCAGCGGGTTCAGGCTGAAGCTGGAGCATTCCAGTATTCATGAGCAGCACCAGATTCAGCCTTTCTTTGAAAATAGGGTTGCGCCGCTCTATCAGCCTGTGAAGTCCAATCTGAAGGGCAAAATACTGATTAATCTGGACTATATCAGAATGTCGGAGAAAACGATCAGCGAGCATTTCAGCGGAGATTCGGCCATGATTCTATCCCGCTCCAGAGCGGATGAGCTGTTTGGCATTCCCAATGTATACAGCCTGGGCTACAAGCAGGACACCAAAGCTGCTGCGGAAGAGCTGGTCCGGCGTGCGGAGGAACTCTTTGCCAAGGCCGAAGGACATCCTGCGTTCAGCAATGAATTTTTTACCCAGACGTTCCTAAGCCGGATTCCTTCCATTATAGATACCATTGAAATGGTATTTAATCTCTACAATGACCTGCCGGTAGCCGCTGTAATGGTAGGTACGACAGAAGATGTAGCCAGCCGGGCACTTGCCGTCGTTGCAGGGATCAAGGGGATTCCCAGCGTATGTCTGCAGCACGGAATTCTGATGGGAGAGGAAGCATTCATCCCTGTATTCTCCAGCCACATCGGAATCTACGGGCAATATGAACATGATTGGTACGTGCGCAGAGGGCTTGAAGCCGAGCGGATCGTGATTACCGGCCATGCCCGTTACGATGATATCTTTACTTCGAAGCCTACCGCTATAGAGCCTTTTAGAGAAACCTACCAGCTTGATCCTCATAAAATCACCTTATTAATCGCTACCGGACCGACGCTGGATGAAGCCAAGATCCGCACCCTGCTCACCCAATTGGCCTCACATCCGCAGTTTCAGTTGATTATCAAGCCCCATCCCTGGGAGCTGTCCAAGAAGCTGATTTCGCTCTATACCGAGTATGAAGAAGAATATAGCAATGTTCATGTGGTTACCGACCGCAAGGCTGACACCCGTGAGCTGATTATGAAATCGGACGCTGTGGTCGCCACTCTCTCCACGGTTGCCCTCGAAGGCCTTTTATTCGGCAAGCCTGTATTTGTCTACAAATTCATTCAGGCCAATCGTGAATATGATTACTATGATGCCCTTGACCGCTATATTCAAAAAGAGCCAGCTGACTTAACCCGCATCATCGCCCGCTATTATTCCAGCAATATAGAGAGATTAAACTACAAGACTGTAAAAAAGAAATTCTTGCAGCAATCCTATCAGATTCCTGACTCCGGCAAAGTGCTTGCGGATCTCATGAACCGCTTGATCCATGGAAGCGAGAAGCGATGA
- a CDS encoding N-acetylneuraminate synthase family protein — MKIEKGVINVAKVKVIAEIANAHLGDPGRLRELILAAAGSGADGVKFQWFHYDSLAVPDFIHYQTYIDLFIGKQQWAEAVQLAKDAGMEVWVDIYDEWGAGLLTELESQVDGLKIPTTVLQSLPLTLALLKFDKPLLIGVGGWLEEEMDTQLSYIRSHYKGPIVLMHGFQGYPTRTEDSNLSRIAHIKQTYQLEVGFADHEDADHEMAVDLPVYAYLLGASVIEKHITLNRAEKGIDYYSALEPEEFGRMVDKLRRAECVQGSLEIKESERSYLEDSSLRIVSRTELRPGQMITPENISYKRSSVPDAFMVRNASVQFPMIATAAIPANTPITPGKVKAPKICIAVICRLKSTRLRRKALREIHGIPAIERCLMNCLAVPGGYEVVLATSDLPDDQPLTAFNLNHQVKVVTGDPDNVAARMLSVAEAVQADIVVRVTGDNPAISPEMLKLLIDRHLASGADFTYAKESTMGTVGDVFTVEALRRLLHYSNPLTHAEYLSFYFFNNPHLFNLNAVDLPAEWVHPEWRLTMDEIQDLELFEEIYQALDVGARPLSFEELKEFLQGHPEVAERNRGIQVKWRDDTELVKELNAATTLKKGL, encoded by the coding sequence GTGAAAATAGAGAAGGGAGTGATTAATGTGGCCAAAGTGAAGGTGATTGCCGAGATTGCCAATGCCCATCTGGGCGACCCCGGCCGGCTGCGGGAGCTGATCCTAGCGGCCGCAGGCAGCGGCGCTGACGGGGTGAAATTTCAATGGTTCCATTACGACAGCCTAGCGGTGCCGGATTTCATCCATTATCAGACGTATATCGATTTGTTCATCGGCAAACAGCAATGGGCGGAGGCTGTACAGCTTGCCAAGGATGCGGGAATGGAGGTGTGGGTAGATATCTACGATGAATGGGGCGCCGGGCTGCTCACGGAGCTTGAATCGCAGGTAGATGGCTTGAAAATACCAACAACTGTGCTCCAGTCGCTCCCCTTGACTCTAGCCCTGCTAAAGTTCGATAAGCCCTTGCTCATCGGTGTAGGCGGCTGGCTGGAGGAAGAAATGGATACGCAATTATCTTACATTCGGAGCCATTACAAAGGCCCCATCGTGCTCATGCACGGCTTCCAGGGCTATCCGACCCGGACAGAGGATTCCAACCTGAGCCGTATCGCCCATATCAAACAAACCTATCAGCTGGAGGTGGGGTTCGCGGACCATGAGGATGCCGATCATGAAATGGCGGTCGATCTTCCGGTCTATGCCTATTTGCTGGGTGCCAGTGTCATTGAGAAGCATATCACCCTGAACCGTGCGGAGAAAGGCATTGACTACTATTCCGCGCTGGAGCCGGAGGAGTTTGGGCGGATGGTGGATAAGCTGCGCCGGGCAGAGTGTGTACAAGGCAGCCTGGAAATCAAGGAATCGGAAAGAAGCTATCTGGAGGATTCCTCCCTGAGAATTGTCTCCCGCACAGAACTGCGCCCGGGTCAAATGATCACACCCGAGAACATAAGCTATAAACGTTCCTCCGTGCCGGATGCCTTCATGGTCCGCAATGCTTCCGTACAATTCCCTATGATTGCAACGGCAGCAATTCCAGCGAACACACCCATCACGCCGGGGAAGGTAAAAGCACCCAAAATCTGCATCGCCGTCATCTGCAGATTGAAATCCACCCGGCTCCGCCGCAAGGCGTTGCGCGAAATTCACGGCATTCCAGCCATCGAGAGGTGCCTGATGAACTGTCTGGCTGTGCCGGGCGGCTATGAGGTGGTGCTGGCCACCTCGGATCTGCCGGATGACCAGCCGCTTACGGCGTTCAACCTGAACCATCAGGTGAAGGTGGTAACCGGCGACCCGGACAATGTGGCTGCAAGAATGCTGAGCGTGGCTGAAGCGGTCCAGGCGGATATCGTAGTCCGGGTCACCGGCGACAATCCGGCGATCTCTCCTGAGATGCTTAAGCTTCTGATAGACCGGCATCTGGCAAGCGGTGCAGATTTCACCTACGCCAAGGAGTCGACTATGGGGACGGTGGGGGATGTTTTTACCGTTGAAGCGCTGAGAAGGCTGCTGCACTATTCCAATCCGCTTACGCATGCGGAGTATCTGTCCTTTTACTTTTTCAACAATCCGCATCTCTTCAACCTCAATGCTGTGGACCTTCCTGCGGAGTGGGTGCACCCCGAGTGGCGGCTGACCATGGATGAAATTCAGGATCTGGAGCTGTTTGAGGAGATCTACCAGGCACTGGATGTGGGTGCAAGACCGCTATCCTTCGAAGAATTGAAGGAATTCCTGCAGGGCCACCCTGAGGTGGCTGAGCGCAACCGGGGCATTCAGGTGAAATGGCGGGATGATACAGAGCTGGTCAAGGAGTTGAATGCAGCAACCACCCTGAAGAAGGGACTATAA
- a CDS encoding glycosyltransferase family 2 protein → MPKVTIIMTSYNKAAYVAKSIESILNQTLTDFEFYLMDDNSNEETLKVIEPYLKDKRIHFIQSNIQTLAQRVEKVRYSALINQALHQAKGEYISYATDDNCYRNTRLEQMVDYLEENPEVMIAYSASLVNYLNEQDEVTRSQLRPAKKIVSVAPCVIDHCSILHRSSILPVIQDKFGSYWDENPEFYRIGDGRFFWRLNQFWDFYPVDEVLDDNYITELSIHYQLQHQEKSQFIQMLPPQRTCKELREDLKLIQQHKK, encoded by the coding sequence TTGCCAAAAGTCACGATCATAATGACCAGCTACAATAAGGCCGCATATGTCGCAAAGTCCATTGAATCCATTCTGAATCAGACGCTTACAGACTTTGAATTCTACTTGATGGATGATAACTCGAATGAAGAGACCCTTAAAGTTATTGAGCCTTATCTGAAGGATAAGCGCATCCACTTCATTCAGAGCAACATTCAGACGCTGGCACAGAGAGTGGAGAAGGTCAGATATTCCGCGCTGATCAATCAAGCCCTGCATCAAGCAAAGGGAGAGTATATTTCCTATGCCACGGATGACAACTGTTACAGAAATACTAGACTAGAGCAGATGGTTGACTATCTGGAGGAGAACCCCGAGGTCATGATTGCCTACTCTGCATCGCTGGTCAACTACTTGAACGAACAGGATGAAGTGACCCGAAGCCAGCTTAGACCGGCCAAAAAAATCGTTTCGGTGGCCCCTTGCGTCATCGATCATTGCTCCATCCTGCACAGAAGCTCCATTCTTCCGGTCATTCAAGACAAGTTCGGGTCCTACTGGGATGAGAATCCGGAGTTCTATAGAATTGGCGATGGCCGTTTCTTCTGGCGGCTGAACCAGTTCTGGGACTTCTACCCCGTTGACGAGGTTCTGGATGATAACTATATCACCGAGCTGTCGATTCACTATCAATTGCAGCACCAGGAGAAGAGCCAGTTCATTCAGATGCTTCCGCCGCAGCGAACCTGCAAGGAGCTGAGAGAAGATCTGAAATTAATCCAGCAGCACAAGAAATAA
- the pseC gene encoding UDP-4-amino-4,6-dideoxy-N-acetyl-beta-L-altrosamine transaminase: MSKSKLAIDGGKPVRAHYLPYGRQMIDDEDIESVVKVLQSDYLTSGPAIEQFEAEIAAFTGAKYAVAFSSGTAALHGACYAAGIGEGDEVITTPMTFAATANCVLYQGGVPVFADIDPRTYNLDPQRIRESITARTKAIIPVHFTGQPAQLDEILQIAREHNLIVIEDAAHALGARYKDRSIGSIGDMTMFSFHPVKHITTGEGGMITTNNPVYYEKLLQFRTHGITRDERKLRENHGPWYYEMQFLGYNYRITDIQTSLGISQLRRIGGFIEKRKQLAALYLQELSATKELILPHQLPEAESSWHLFIVRLQLVRLKATRKTVFQALQKENIGVNVHYIPAYLHPYYESLGFRKGICPVAESCYEEFITLPLYAGMEPEDVLDVVAAVKKVIRHYSK; this comes from the coding sequence ATGAGTAAAAGCAAACTGGCCATTGACGGCGGGAAGCCTGTACGTGCCCACTACTTGCCGTATGGGAGACAGATGATCGATGACGAGGATATTGAGTCCGTGGTCAAGGTGCTGCAAAGTGATTATTTGACCAGCGGCCCGGCCATTGAGCAATTCGAAGCAGAGATCGCAGCGTTTACTGGGGCAAAATATGCCGTGGCCTTCTCCAGTGGAACTGCGGCACTGCACGGGGCCTGTTATGCCGCCGGGATCGGCGAAGGGGATGAGGTGATTACGACCCCCATGACGTTTGCGGCCACAGCGAACTGCGTGCTGTATCAGGGGGGCGTACCGGTATTCGCCGATATCGATCCGCGGACGTATAATCTTGATCCGCAGCGGATCAGGGAGAGCATTACGGCCAGAACGAAAGCGATTATTCCCGTCCATTTCACCGGCCAGCCGGCGCAGCTTGATGAGATCCTGCAGATTGCCCGGGAGCATAATCTGATCGTGATTGAGGATGCCGCCCATGCGCTGGGTGCGAGATATAAGGATAGAAGCATAGGCTCTATCGGGGACATGACCATGTTCAGCTTCCATCCTGTAAAGCATATAACAACGGGAGAAGGCGGAATGATCACGACCAATAACCCGGTATATTATGAGAAGCTGCTGCAGTTCCGCACCCACGGCATCACCAGGGATGAGCGCAAGTTAAGGGAGAACCACGGACCCTGGTACTATGAGATGCAATTCCTCGGGTACAACTACCGGATCACAGATATACAGACCTCACTCGGCATCTCCCAGCTTCGCAGAATCGGGGGCTTCATCGAGAAGCGCAAGCAGCTTGCCGCCTTGTATTTGCAAGAGCTGAGCGCGACCAAGGAGCTTATTCTGCCGCATCAGCTTCCAGAGGCGGAGTCAAGCTGGCACCTGTTCATTGTCAGACTGCAGCTCGTAAGGCTGAAGGCCACCCGTAAGACGGTCTTTCAGGCGCTGCAAAAGGAGAACATCGGAGTAAACGTCCACTACATCCCCGCCTATCTGCATCCGTACTACGAAAGCTTGGGGTTCCGCAAGGGAATCTGTCCGGTCGCTGAGAGCTGCTACGAGGAATTCATTACACTCCCGCTATATGCGGGTATGGAACCTGAAGATGTGTTGGATGTGGTCGCTGCGGTCAAGAAGGTGATCCGCCACTACTCCAAGTGA